In the genome of Vanacampus margaritifer isolate UIUO_Vmar chromosome 1, RoL_Vmar_1.0, whole genome shotgun sequence, one region contains:
- the LOC144041559 gene encoding pleckstrin homology domain-containing family G member 3-like isoform X1: MPEGSHSVLHQGPMGEEYPQLPSPLSAGEHEPTSTYLEPDCYNQLCAEPLDGEGERPVSLVSTLSSGSSRDSRSLFGSTVTLPSSCTPPIPSEEDIDLELSPADSTAEQTRDQSPGLAQSRGLRKPHRIGNQWNNNNASSNRQSPQILHIAVSPVVTETMAPNPKLTHVDRVVMEIIETERMYVKDLRSIVEDYLAHIIDTSNLPIRPEQVCALFGNIEDIYEFNSELLQSLDMCDNDPVAIAQCFVDKSEYFEIYTQYCTNYPNSVAALTDCMRSKTLAKFFKDRQAALKRSLPLGSFLLKPVQRILKYHLLLQEIAKHFGPDEEGYEVVQEAIDTMTGVAWYINDMKRKHEHAVRVQEIQSLLINWKGPDLTTFGELALEGTFHVLRAKNSRTLFLFEKMLLITKRRGEHYVYKTHISCSTLMLLDSAKDPLLFSVIHFKHPKQPHTVQAKSVEEKRLWFHHIKRLILENHNAIVPPKAKEAIVDNSNFVRSNQNSYLGVGKYHCSPERVERADSYHSDDFHLAGWNGRRRSEPAKQIIKSAKDVLKHAESESALLGGRHPPSIKTQASSLDEPLDERPDVEDGVQQQSSTTANVSSSPCEGRLKLPSAEQENQEDEEGECYKEDLLMGDDQVADFASSVLAAISCWHSRARALLSSHFTTDDEVSDSTQLTDTPRKDTGEIGSREDKHSYVAETGQVHLDERVPQAENLHQQPDSPLCPNPTQGAVTPESVETSRETGEEEEGGSDSSGLQVEETSAPMSSELSEEEEEVVAGSRSILPCSVLDQASAIAERFVTGLSRRSSLVSEDLSSLACSSPLTPNDVFTSPSTCTDSEGTSKTTASPQVTPETEPPVREPALAEGERRSTLSKQDLLLIHKIRRYYEHAEHQDANFSIRRRESLSYIPAGLVRHLSRQLNSLPDPQAAPVHRKVFSRCRPTSWSVFDLPGLEKSQNTADRHRSEDVKVRSSSVTDSSTTDEDFRPSSEMIKVWQEMESEEEVQHAAEEKKTPGEHLDSSEGKLGKQTSLILEEETSPSSDGSNVPAEETGSAQDANQLRTSTSPGKNLVQLPRLISFRASVDEDQILQDMGKMKNKVFQLARQYSQRIKNNRPMAWQRNREAACQQTFKSMPAVLEEKVKKKDKPNLRLQLTTCEQLSIHEANTPSPVQTPSSAASSRSTLTDPQSPQLENFNWPDVQELRSKYNPSGPDTDPSNGSLECSPVGCSCFPHADPHNDLTPCPGAEPETWYKERGDQDWPRPRSTLLCRWSSLDHVLGTLPLHEVQNLQEPVRTCHPCGPASLAAAGDEQVEDSFRCPGKSTALSSAKMSESHLVKSLREKFQSLSTSSS; encoded by the exons ATGCCAGAGGGGTCCCATTCTGTTCTCCACCAGGGCCCAATGGGGGAAG AATATCCTCAGTTACCCTCGCCCCTCTCCGCTGGAGAACATGAACCAACAAGCACATATTTAGAACCAGACTGTTACAACCAACTATGTGCAGAGCCATTGGATGGAGAAGGCGAACGTCCAGTAAGTCTAGTGTCCACCTTGTCTTCCGGATCGTCCCGCGACAGCCGCAGCCTATTCGGGAGCACCGTGACCCTTCCTTCCTCCTGCACACCACCCATACCCAGCGAGGAGGACATCGACTTGGAGCTGAGCCCGGCCGACAGCACTGCCGAGCAGACGAGGGACCAGAGCCCTGGCCTCGCACAGTCCCGCGGACTACGGAAGCCGCACCGAATCGGCAACCAGTGGAATAACAACAACGCCTCCTCCAACAGGCAGAGTCCACAGATCCTTCACATCGCCGTTTCGCCCGTTGTCACGGAAACAATGGCGCCCAACCCAAAACTGACACACGTGGACAGAGTAGTCATGGAGATCATCGAAACAGAGCGCATGTATGTCAAAGACCTGCGCAGCATTGTAGAG GACTACTTGGCTCACATTATCGATACGAGCAACCTTCCCATACGCCCGGAGCAAGTGTGCGCTCTCTTTGGAAACATTGAGGATATTTATGAATTCAACAG TGAGTTGTTGCAGTCGTTGGACATGTGTGACAACGACCCTGTGGCCATCGCCCAATGCTTTGTAGATAAG AGTGAATATTTTGAAATCTACACCCAATATTGCACCAACTATCCAAA TTCCGTCGCAGCACTGACTGACTGCATGAGGAGTAAAACCTTGGCAAAGTTCTTCAAGGATCGTCAAGCTGCTCTGAAGCGTTCTCTGCCTTTGGGTTCTTTCCTTCTCAAGCCAGTACAGAGGATTCTAAAATATCACCTGCTGCTTCAG gaAATTGCAAAGCACTTCGGCCCAGACGAGGAGGGGTATGAGGTAGTCCAGGAGGCCATAGACACCATGACAGGGGTGGCCTGGTACATCAACGACATGAAGAGGAAACACGAGCACGCCGTCAGAGTGCAG GAGATCCAATCCCTTTTGATCAACTGGAAGGGTCCTGACCTGACCACTTTCGGCGAGCTGGCGCTGGAGGGCACCTTTCATGTCCTCCGGGCAAAGAACAGTCGCACACTCTTCCTGTTTGAAAAGATGCTGCTCATCACCAAAAGAAGAGGAGAGCATTATGTCTACAAGACGCATATctca TGTTCCACCTTGATGCTACTCGACAGTGCAAAGGACCCTCTACTTTTCAGTGTGATCCACTTCAAGCATCCCAAACAGCCCCATACAGTGCAG GCTAAATCCGTAGAAGAGAAGCGTCTCTGGTTCCATCACATCAAGAGGCTCATTCTCGAGAACCACAACGCCATTGTTCCGCCAAAG GCAAAAGAAGCTATCGTCGACAATTCTAATT TTGTGAGGTCAAATCAAAATTCTTATTTAGGTGTTGGGAAGTACCACTGTAGCCCAGAGAGGGTGGAGAGAGCAGATTCCTACCATTCGGATGACTTTCATCTTGCAGGATGGAATGGGAGGAGGCGATCAG AACCCGCTAAACAAATCATAAAAAGTGCAAAAG ATGTTCTGAAG CATGCCGAGAGTGAGAGTGCCCTGCTGGGGGGCAGGCACCCGCCGAGTATCAAGACACAGGCTTCCAGTCTAGACGAGCCCCTGGACGAGAGGCCCGACGTGGAGGACGGCGTGCAGCAGCAAAGTTCCACCACGGCAAACGTGAGCTCCTCGCCTTGTGAGGGGCGTCTGAAGTTGCCGTCGGCAGAGCAGGAAAATCAAGAGGATGAGGAAGGAGAGTGTTACAAGGAGGATTTACTGATGGGGGACGACCAGGTAGCCGACTTTGCCAGCTCGGTGTTGGCAGCCATCTCCTGCTGGCACTCTCGAGCCCGGGCTTTGCTTTCTTCTCACTTCACAACG GATGACGAAGTCAGCGATTCCACTCAGCTGACCGACACGCCGAGAAAGGACACTGGAGAAATTGGCAGCCGTGAAGACAAACACAGCTATGTCGCCGAGACAGGACAG GTCCATTTGGACGAGCGTGTCCCTCAAGCAGAGAACCTCCATCAACAGCCCGATTCGCCGCTCTGCCCCAATCCGACACAAGGTGCCGTCACTCCGGAGTCCGTTGAGACGTCAAGAGAAAcgggtgaggaagaggagggaggaaGCGACTCGTCGGGTCTTCAAGTGGAGGAAACGAGCGCGCCGATGAGTAGCGAGCtctcggaggaggaggaggaggtcgtGGCCGGGAGTCGGAGCATCCTCCCGTGCTCCGTGTTGGACCAAGCGAGCGCCATCGCCGAGCGCTTCGTCACGGGCCTGTCCAGGCGGAGCAGCCTGGTCTCCGAGGATCTGAGCTCCCTGGCCTGCTCGTCACCTTTGACCCCCAATGACGTCTTCACAAGCCCCTCCACCTGCACGGACTCTGAAGGAACGTCAAAGACCACCGCGTCGCCTCAGGTGACCCCTGAGACGGAGCCGCCCGTGCGGGAACCCGCCCTCGCGGAAGGGGAACGTCGGTCCACCCTCTCCAAACAGGATCTGCTCCTCATCCACAAGATCCGGAGATACTACGAACACGCCGAGCACCAAGACGCCAACTTCAGCATCAGGCGCCGGGAAAGTCTCTCCTACATTCCAGCGGGTCTCGTCAGGCATTTGAGCCGACAGCTGAACAGTCTTCCGGACCCGCAAGCGGCCCCGGTCCACAGGAAAGTCTTCTCTCGTTGCAGGCCTACGTCTTGGTCCGTCTTTGACCTTCCGGGCttggaaaagagtcaaaacaCGGCTGACCGGCACAGATCCGAGGACGTGAAAGTGAGATCTTCTAGCGTCACAGATTCTTCCACCACAGATGAAGACTTCCGACCTTCATCAGAGATGATCAAAGTCTGGCAAGAAATGGAGTCGGAGGAGGAAGTCCAGCACGCTGCAGAGGAGAAAAAGACACCCGGTGAGCATTTGGACTCATCAGAAGGCAAACTCGGAAAGCAAACATCCCTCATTCTAGAAGAAGAAACGAGCCCTTCGTCTGATGGGTCAAATGTTCCCGCGGAAGAGACCGGATCCGCTCAAGATGCCAATCAGCTTAGAACCTCCACGTCTCCAGGGAAGAACCTGGTCCAGCTCCCCAGGCTCATTAGCTTCAGAGCCAGTGTGGACGAGGACCAGATCTTACAAGACATGGGCAAGATGAAGAACAAAGTGTTCCAACTGGCCCGTCAGTACAGCCAGCGCATCAAAAATAATCGGCCGATGGCCTGGCAAAGGAACCGAGAAGCCGCCTGTCAGCAAACATTCAAGAGCATGCCGGCTGTGCTTGAGGAGAAGGTCAAGAAAAAAG ATAAACCCAACCTGAGGCTTCAATTGACCACTTGTGAACAGCTGTCCATTCATGAGGCGAATACACCAAGCCCGGTCCAGACTCCCAGTTCTGCAGCCAGCTCCCGCAGCACGCTGACCGACCCGCAAAGTCCTCAGTTGGAGAACTTCAACTGGCCTGACGTGCAAGAGCTGCGCTCCAAATACAACCCCAGTGGGCCTGACACGGACCCCTCAAACGGATCGCTGGAATGTTCTCCAGTCGGGTGCAGTTGCTTCCCTCACGCGGACCCTCATAATGATCTGACGCCGTGTCCAGGGGCGGAACCCGAGACCTGGTACAAGGAGAGGGGGGATCAGGACTGGCCTCGGCCCCGGTCCACGCTACTGTGCAGGTGGAGCTCGCTGGATCACGTGCTTGGAACTCTGCCGCTCCACGAAGTGCAGAACCTACAGGAACCCGTGCGGACCTGCCATCCGTGCGGCCCGGCGTCTCTGGCTGCCGCAGGAGACGAGCAGGTGGAGGACAGCTTCCGATGTCCCGGCAAGTCAACTGCTCTGAGTTCAGCCAAGATGTCGGAAAGTCATCTGGTGAAGAGTTTACGGGAGAAGTTCCAGAGTCTAAGCACCAGCAGCTCCTGA
- the LOC144041559 gene encoding pleckstrin homology domain-containing family G member 3-like isoform X3 has translation MPEGSHSVLHQGPMGEEYPQLPSPLSAGEHEPTSTYLEPDCYNQLCAEPLDGEGERPVSLVSTLSSGSSRDSRSLFGSTVTLPSSCTPPIPSEEDIDLELSPADSTAEQTRDQSPGLAQSRGLRKPHRIGNQWNNNNASSNRQSPQILHIAVSPVVTETMAPNPKLTHVDRVVMEIIETERMYVKDLRSIVEDYLAHIIDTSNLPIRPEQVCALFGNIEDIYEFNSELLQSLDMCDNDPVAIAQCFVDKSEYFEIYTQYCTNYPNSVAALTDCMRSKTLAKFFKDRQAALKRSLPLGSFLLKPVQRILKYHLLLQEIAKHFGPDEEGYEVVQEAIDTMTGVAWYINDMKRKHEHAVRVQEIQSLLINWKGPDLTTFGELALEGTFHVLRAKNSRTLFLFEKMLLITKRRGEHYVYKTHISCSTLMLLDSAKDPLLFSVIHFKHPKQPHTVQAKSVEEKRLWFHHIKRLILENHNAIVPPKAKEAIVDNSNFVRSNQNSYLGVGKYHCSPERVERADSYHSDDFHLAGWNGRRRSEPAKQIIKSAKDVLKHAESESALLGGRHPPSIKTQASSLDEPLDERPDVEDGVQQQSSTTANVSSSPCEGRLKLPSAEQENQEDEEGECYKEDLLMGDDQDDEVSDSTQLTDTPRKDTGEIGSREDKHSYVAETGQVHLDERVPQAENLHQQPDSPLCPNPTQGAVTPESVETSRETGEEEEGGSDSSGLQVEETSAPMSSELSEEEEEVVAGSRSILPCSVLDQASAIAERFVTGLSRRSSLVSEDLSSLACSSPLTPNDVFTSPSTCTDSEGTSKTTASPQVTPETEPPVREPALAEGERRSTLSKQDLLLIHKIRRYYEHAEHQDANFSIRRRESLSYIPAGLVRHLSRQLNSLPDPQAAPVHRKVFSRCRPTSWSVFDLPGLEKSQNTADRHRSEDVKVRSSSVTDSSTTDEDFRPSSEMIKVWQEMESEEEVQHAAEEKKTPGEHLDSSEGKLGKQTSLILEEETSPSSDGSNVPAEETGSAQDANQLRTSTSPGKNLVQLPRLISFRASVDEDQILQDMGKMKNKVFQLARQYSQRIKNNRPMAWQRNREAACQQTFKSMPAVLEEKVKKKDKPNLRLQLTTCEQLSIHEANTPSPVQTPSSAASSRSTLTDPQSPQLENFNWPDVQELRSKYNPSGPDTDPSNGSLECSPVGCSCFPHADPHNDLTPCPGAEPETWYKERGDQDWPRPRSTLLCRWSSLDHVLGTLPLHEVQNLQEPVRTCHPCGPASLAAAGDEQVEDSFRCPGKSTALSSAKMSESHLVKSLREKFQSLSTSSS, from the exons ATGCCAGAGGGGTCCCATTCTGTTCTCCACCAGGGCCCAATGGGGGAAG AATATCCTCAGTTACCCTCGCCCCTCTCCGCTGGAGAACATGAACCAACAAGCACATATTTAGAACCAGACTGTTACAACCAACTATGTGCAGAGCCATTGGATGGAGAAGGCGAACGTCCAGTAAGTCTAGTGTCCACCTTGTCTTCCGGATCGTCCCGCGACAGCCGCAGCCTATTCGGGAGCACCGTGACCCTTCCTTCCTCCTGCACACCACCCATACCCAGCGAGGAGGACATCGACTTGGAGCTGAGCCCGGCCGACAGCACTGCCGAGCAGACGAGGGACCAGAGCCCTGGCCTCGCACAGTCCCGCGGACTACGGAAGCCGCACCGAATCGGCAACCAGTGGAATAACAACAACGCCTCCTCCAACAGGCAGAGTCCACAGATCCTTCACATCGCCGTTTCGCCCGTTGTCACGGAAACAATGGCGCCCAACCCAAAACTGACACACGTGGACAGAGTAGTCATGGAGATCATCGAAACAGAGCGCATGTATGTCAAAGACCTGCGCAGCATTGTAGAG GACTACTTGGCTCACATTATCGATACGAGCAACCTTCCCATACGCCCGGAGCAAGTGTGCGCTCTCTTTGGAAACATTGAGGATATTTATGAATTCAACAG TGAGTTGTTGCAGTCGTTGGACATGTGTGACAACGACCCTGTGGCCATCGCCCAATGCTTTGTAGATAAG AGTGAATATTTTGAAATCTACACCCAATATTGCACCAACTATCCAAA TTCCGTCGCAGCACTGACTGACTGCATGAGGAGTAAAACCTTGGCAAAGTTCTTCAAGGATCGTCAAGCTGCTCTGAAGCGTTCTCTGCCTTTGGGTTCTTTCCTTCTCAAGCCAGTACAGAGGATTCTAAAATATCACCTGCTGCTTCAG gaAATTGCAAAGCACTTCGGCCCAGACGAGGAGGGGTATGAGGTAGTCCAGGAGGCCATAGACACCATGACAGGGGTGGCCTGGTACATCAACGACATGAAGAGGAAACACGAGCACGCCGTCAGAGTGCAG GAGATCCAATCCCTTTTGATCAACTGGAAGGGTCCTGACCTGACCACTTTCGGCGAGCTGGCGCTGGAGGGCACCTTTCATGTCCTCCGGGCAAAGAACAGTCGCACACTCTTCCTGTTTGAAAAGATGCTGCTCATCACCAAAAGAAGAGGAGAGCATTATGTCTACAAGACGCATATctca TGTTCCACCTTGATGCTACTCGACAGTGCAAAGGACCCTCTACTTTTCAGTGTGATCCACTTCAAGCATCCCAAACAGCCCCATACAGTGCAG GCTAAATCCGTAGAAGAGAAGCGTCTCTGGTTCCATCACATCAAGAGGCTCATTCTCGAGAACCACAACGCCATTGTTCCGCCAAAG GCAAAAGAAGCTATCGTCGACAATTCTAATT TTGTGAGGTCAAATCAAAATTCTTATTTAGGTGTTGGGAAGTACCACTGTAGCCCAGAGAGGGTGGAGAGAGCAGATTCCTACCATTCGGATGACTTTCATCTTGCAGGATGGAATGGGAGGAGGCGATCAG AACCCGCTAAACAAATCATAAAAAGTGCAAAAG ATGTTCTGAAG CATGCCGAGAGTGAGAGTGCCCTGCTGGGGGGCAGGCACCCGCCGAGTATCAAGACACAGGCTTCCAGTCTAGACGAGCCCCTGGACGAGAGGCCCGACGTGGAGGACGGCGTGCAGCAGCAAAGTTCCACCACGGCAAACGTGAGCTCCTCGCCTTGTGAGGGGCGTCTGAAGTTGCCGTCGGCAGAGCAGGAAAATCAAGAGGATGAGGAAGGAGAGTGTTACAAGGAGGATTTACTGATGGGGGACGACCAG GATGACGAAGTCAGCGATTCCACTCAGCTGACCGACACGCCGAGAAAGGACACTGGAGAAATTGGCAGCCGTGAAGACAAACACAGCTATGTCGCCGAGACAGGACAG GTCCATTTGGACGAGCGTGTCCCTCAAGCAGAGAACCTCCATCAACAGCCCGATTCGCCGCTCTGCCCCAATCCGACACAAGGTGCCGTCACTCCGGAGTCCGTTGAGACGTCAAGAGAAAcgggtgaggaagaggagggaggaaGCGACTCGTCGGGTCTTCAAGTGGAGGAAACGAGCGCGCCGATGAGTAGCGAGCtctcggaggaggaggaggaggtcgtGGCCGGGAGTCGGAGCATCCTCCCGTGCTCCGTGTTGGACCAAGCGAGCGCCATCGCCGAGCGCTTCGTCACGGGCCTGTCCAGGCGGAGCAGCCTGGTCTCCGAGGATCTGAGCTCCCTGGCCTGCTCGTCACCTTTGACCCCCAATGACGTCTTCACAAGCCCCTCCACCTGCACGGACTCTGAAGGAACGTCAAAGACCACCGCGTCGCCTCAGGTGACCCCTGAGACGGAGCCGCCCGTGCGGGAACCCGCCCTCGCGGAAGGGGAACGTCGGTCCACCCTCTCCAAACAGGATCTGCTCCTCATCCACAAGATCCGGAGATACTACGAACACGCCGAGCACCAAGACGCCAACTTCAGCATCAGGCGCCGGGAAAGTCTCTCCTACATTCCAGCGGGTCTCGTCAGGCATTTGAGCCGACAGCTGAACAGTCTTCCGGACCCGCAAGCGGCCCCGGTCCACAGGAAAGTCTTCTCTCGTTGCAGGCCTACGTCTTGGTCCGTCTTTGACCTTCCGGGCttggaaaagagtcaaaacaCGGCTGACCGGCACAGATCCGAGGACGTGAAAGTGAGATCTTCTAGCGTCACAGATTCTTCCACCACAGATGAAGACTTCCGACCTTCATCAGAGATGATCAAAGTCTGGCAAGAAATGGAGTCGGAGGAGGAAGTCCAGCACGCTGCAGAGGAGAAAAAGACACCCGGTGAGCATTTGGACTCATCAGAAGGCAAACTCGGAAAGCAAACATCCCTCATTCTAGAAGAAGAAACGAGCCCTTCGTCTGATGGGTCAAATGTTCCCGCGGAAGAGACCGGATCCGCTCAAGATGCCAATCAGCTTAGAACCTCCACGTCTCCAGGGAAGAACCTGGTCCAGCTCCCCAGGCTCATTAGCTTCAGAGCCAGTGTGGACGAGGACCAGATCTTACAAGACATGGGCAAGATGAAGAACAAAGTGTTCCAACTGGCCCGTCAGTACAGCCAGCGCATCAAAAATAATCGGCCGATGGCCTGGCAAAGGAACCGAGAAGCCGCCTGTCAGCAAACATTCAAGAGCATGCCGGCTGTGCTTGAGGAGAAGGTCAAGAAAAAAG ATAAACCCAACCTGAGGCTTCAATTGACCACTTGTGAACAGCTGTCCATTCATGAGGCGAATACACCAAGCCCGGTCCAGACTCCCAGTTCTGCAGCCAGCTCCCGCAGCACGCTGACCGACCCGCAAAGTCCTCAGTTGGAGAACTTCAACTGGCCTGACGTGCAAGAGCTGCGCTCCAAATACAACCCCAGTGGGCCTGACACGGACCCCTCAAACGGATCGCTGGAATGTTCTCCAGTCGGGTGCAGTTGCTTCCCTCACGCGGACCCTCATAATGATCTGACGCCGTGTCCAGGGGCGGAACCCGAGACCTGGTACAAGGAGAGGGGGGATCAGGACTGGCCTCGGCCCCGGTCCACGCTACTGTGCAGGTGGAGCTCGCTGGATCACGTGCTTGGAACTCTGCCGCTCCACGAAGTGCAGAACCTACAGGAACCCGTGCGGACCTGCCATCCGTGCGGCCCGGCGTCTCTGGCTGCCGCAGGAGACGAGCAGGTGGAGGACAGCTTCCGATGTCCCGGCAAGTCAACTGCTCTGAGTTCAGCCAAGATGTCGGAAAGTCATCTGGTGAAGAGTTTACGGGAGAAGTTCCAGAGTCTAAGCACCAGCAGCTCCTGA